In Canis aureus isolate CA01 chromosome 12, VMU_Caureus_v.1.0, whole genome shotgun sequence, a genomic segment contains:
- the POLE4 gene encoding DNA polymerase epsilon subunit 4 isoform X2, which yields MAAAAGSGTPREEEGPSGEAAAPQPQAPTSAPGARLSRLPLARVKALVKADPDVTLAGQEAIFILARAAELFVETIAKDAYCCAQQGKRKTLQRRDLDNAIEAVDEFAFLEVP from the exons ATGGCGGCGGCGGCTGGAAGCGGGACGCcccgggaggaggaggggcccagTGGGGAGGCGGCGGCCCCGCAGCCGCAAGCCCCGACGAGTGCGCCCGGGGCTCGTCTCTCGAGGCTGCCTTTAGCGCGAGTGAAGGCTCTGGTGAAGGCGGACCCTGACGTGACCCTCGCGGGACAGGAAGCCATCTTCATTCTGGCACGAGCCGCG GAACTATTTGTGGAGACCATTGCAAAAGATGCCTACTGCTGTGCCCAACAAGGAAAGAGGAAAACCCTCCAGCGGAGAGATTTGG ATAATGCAATAGAAGCTGTGGATGAATTTGCTTTTCTTGAAG
- the POLE4 gene encoding DNA polymerase epsilon subunit 4 isoform X1: MAAAAGSGTPREEEGPSGEAAAPQPQAPTSAPGARLSRLPLARVKALVKADPDVTLAGQEAIFILARAAELFVETIAKDAYCCAQQGKRKTLQRRDLDNAIEAVDEFAFLEGTLD, from the exons ATGGCGGCGGCGGCTGGAAGCGGGACGCcccgggaggaggaggggcccagTGGGGAGGCGGCGGCCCCGCAGCCGCAAGCCCCGACGAGTGCGCCCGGGGCTCGTCTCTCGAGGCTGCCTTTAGCGCGAGTGAAGGCTCTGGTGAAGGCGGACCCTGACGTGACCCTCGCGGGACAGGAAGCCATCTTCATTCTGGCACGAGCCGCG GAACTATTTGTGGAGACCATTGCAAAAGATGCCTACTGCTGTGCCCAACAAGGAAAGAGGAAAACCCTCCAGCGGAGAGATTTGG ATAATGCAATAGAAGCTGTGGATGAATTTGCTTTTCTTGAAG gaACTTTGGATTGA